In the genome of Streptomyces fagopyri, the window GCGCTCCTGCGGCTCCTGCGGCTCATGGGGCACATGGGGCACATGGGGCTCATGGGGACGGTCCTCTCGGCAGGCGCCGTGGCGGCTCGGCGGCCGGGCCTCTGCTCATTTTCGACCCGGCGGTGGCCCCGCGCACGTGGTGGCGGTCGTCGCCGGATGCAGGGCGACGGGGGGACTCGTAGCCTGAAGCCGTGCGGTCACGGGCCTCGGGGCGTCCGACGGCGGGGCAACGGGAGTCGCCATGGCGTACCGGTTCAACGAGAACGACCAGTTCGACTACGAGATCCTCACCGCGCTGGGCTCCGCCTGGCGGCACGGTGCGGACGTGGGCGAGGTGCTGGCGACCGCGGCCGGCGTGACGGACGCCAGTGGGGAGACCTGGTTCTGGACCTGGGCCGCGCTCGGCCGCCGGGTCCGGGAGCAGGGCGAGAGGAGCGCGGCCCGTGGGCGCTCGGCCACCGCCCGGGACGCGTTCCTGCGGGCCGCCGGATACTTCGGCCTGGCGCTCGTGGGTGTCGAGGCGTGCGACGACCCTCGGACACGGCTGCGCGAGGTGTTCGGGGAGCACCGCGACTGCTTCGACCGGTTCGCGCGGGCATGGGACCCTCCGGCCGAGCGGGTCGCGATCCCGTACGAGGGGAGGACGCTGCCGGGCTACCTGGTGAGCCCGGCCGACCGTCCGGACCCGCTGCCGACGGTCATCGTCAACAACGGCGGCGACGGCACGATCAGCACCGCCTGGACGCATCTCGGCGCACCCGCGGTGGCCCGGGGGCACCGCGCGCTGTTGTTCGACGGGCCCGGTCAGCAGTCCATGCTGTTCGACCACGGGGTGACGTTCCGTCCGGACTGGGAGAAGGTCGTCACGCCGATCGTCGACCACCTGTCCGCGCGGTCCGACGTCGACACCGATCGCATCGCGCTCGCCGGCGTCGGCCAGGCCGGATACTGGGTTCCGCGCGCGCTCGCGTTCGAGCACCGGATCGCCGCCGCGGTCGCCGATCCGGGTGTCGTCGACGTCTCGGAGAGCTGGTGGCACCACCTCGGCCCGGAGTTGCGCGCCTTGTGGGACTCCGGGGACCGCGACACGTTCGACCGCGTCGTGCGCGAGGCTCTGGACGCGGACCCGGCGCTCGCCGCGACGTGGCGCCGGCGGGCCCGGCCGTACGCGGTCGACTCGCCGTACGACCTGCTGGCCGAGGTCGCCCGGTACGACGTGACCCCGGTGGCCGGACGGATCACCACCCCGCTGCTGATCACCGTCCCGGACGGGGAGCACCTCTGGCCCGGCGCGTCGCGGCGGCTCTACGACGCGCTGCCGGGCCCGAAGGCGCTGGTCTGCTTCACCGAGGCCGAGGGCGCCCATCTGCACTGCGAGCCGATGGGCCGCGCGCTGTTCGAACAGCGTGTCTTCGACTGGCTGGACGCGCACCTGGCACCCGGACCGGCGGACTGATCCGTCCCGCGGGCCGCGGACTCGGGCCGGGGACGCGGGGACCAACGGCCGCCGCCGACGGACGTACGGCGCAGCGCGCAGCGCGCAGCGGGGCGGGGCGGGGTTCCCGGGAGCTGCCTCCGGGAACCCCGCACCACCGTTTCCGTCAGAACCTCAGCAGGCGCCCTCGTCCTGCCAGACGCCCCAGTCGGACGCGACCGGAGTCTCGTTCTGGGTCCACCACTTGGCCTTCCAGTTGTGCTTGTTGTACGACACCTCGTTGCCGGCCGTGTAGACGGCGGTCGAGCTCCAGGCCGTCTTGCACCCCGTCCCCGGGGGCGTCGGAGTCGGCGTGGGAGTCGAGGTGGGCGGTGTCACGCCGGCGAACCGCACCGAATACCTGGCGAAGTCCCAGGAGTTCTGCGCGACACTGGAGCAAGTACCCGAGGTGCGGCCGCCGTTGTCGGCCGGGGTGCACTGCCGGTCGCGGTTGAGGGACCAGAACGTGAAGCGGTCCATGTGGTGCCCGGTGGCGTAGTCGAGCACGGTCTGGAAGTCGGCCTGGCTGAAGTACTCGCCGGTGTCGCTGCGCCCGTTCATCCCGGAGAAGCCCTCGTGGGCGTAGGCGGTCGCCTGGTCCCAGCCGAAGGTGGACTGCAGGATCTGGTTGAAGTTGGTGAGCGCGCCGGTCTGCGAGGCCGCGCCGTTGAACCCGCCGTCGAACGGCATGATGGAGAAGTTGTTCGGGGTGAACCCCTGCGACTTGGCCTCCAGCAGCATCTGCTTGCCGAACCAGCCGGTACCGTCCGCCGTGCCCGCGGTGGTGACGGAGACGTACAGGCCGGGGTTGTTCTGCTGGAGGATCTTGGCGGCGCCGATCTCGTTCCTGATGGCCGCGGTGTTCTCGTACTCCGGCTCCTCCAGGTCGAAGTCGATGGCGTGCAGTCCGTACTTGGTGATGACCTGCTGGTACGCCGCCGCCGTGGCGGTCGGGTCCGAGCACGCCTGGCCGAGCTTCGTGCCGCCGTACCCGCCGATGGAGACGGAGACGTCGCCGCCCCTGGCACGGATGGTGTTGACGACCGACTGGACGGCGGTGTCCGAGGAGACCGCGGCTGTGCCGCCCCATGTGGGGCTGCAACCACCGCCGTTGGGGGCGAGCACGAAGGCGAGCTGGAACGCCTTCAGACCGGTGGCGTCCATGATGGCGGCCGCGTCCGGCGGGTCGTTGTCGAGCGGCATCAGATAGGGAGCCGCGGCGTACCAGCGGTCGGCGAGTGCGGAGGTCGCACCGGAAGCGCTGCCGGCGACCAGTGCGGTCGTGCCCGCCGCGGCGAGTCCGACGGCCGCGACCGCGCCCAGACATGCGCGAAGAGGTCTCACTGCGTGCCTCCAGGGGAGAGGGGGGTTCGCCCCAGCTTCGTGATGCTGTTGCGCTCATGTCAATGGATTGGCCTAGACCAGATTCCCCCTTGGACCGGACCATGCGGATTCTTTACTCCTTCGCGGGCGCCGGCCCGGGCACGGACGCGCGCCGGCCCGGGCACGGACGCGCGCCGGCACCGGCAAGGGCGCAGACATGGACGCGGGCTCAGGCGCGCGCGACGGCGGCCGGTCCGGCCGGGGTCACCCGCGTCGGTCCTCCAGCGCCGACGCCACGAGCCGCGCGGTCTTCTCGCCCGCGTGCTGCTTGATGAGGCCTTCCTTGGCCGCCGCCCGCACCCGTATCCCGGTGCTCTCCTCCTCGACCCGGGTCACGGTGACCGTGACCACGACCGGGTTCATCGCGGCGAAGCCCGCCCCCGACATCACGCGCAGCGCCACCCGGTCCGTCCCGGACTGGAGCAGTGACGGGTCCGTGCCGCCCGTGGACTCGACCAGGCTCCCGCGGACGCGTTCGAGGGCGAGGTCGAAGCTCAGCGGCAGCCGCAGTTCGATCTCGTGGACGTCGTGCTTGAGGAACCTGGCCGCGAACTTCGCGCCGAGCCGCCCCTGTCCGGCGATCGCGCCGAGGGCCTCCTCCAGAAGCCTGTCCTCCGAGTGATCCAGCATCCGACTCCCCTGCCCCTCACCTGCACGAATGGCCGCTCACCCTAGCGTGCGAGGCCCCTCTCCCGGAACGCGGTCACCCCCTCGGCCCGCGGGACCTTCCCGGGACGGGGTCCGGGTCCGGTTCCGCGCCCTCGCCCGGACGCGTTCCGGGTACCACTTCGTGAAGCGGACCGCCGCGACCAGCATCGCGATCGGGATGACCCAGTTGAGCCAGTCCACCCCCGACGCCACCCGCAGGGCGAGCAGCCCCAGCAGGGCCGTGACCAGGAAGACCCCGCCCCACATCGCCGTCAGGACACGGTTCGTGCGCCGGAACACCGGCGAGTCCCAGTACTCACGGGGCACCGACTCGCGCGCGTACTGCTCGGTGAACGGCGTGAAGGCGAGGGACCCGAGCGCCACGGCGGCGATCACCCCGTTGGACAGGGTCTGCGCGTAGGTCTCCAGCCAGAGCAGTTCCTGACGGTCCAGCACGAGTCCCAGCACACAGACGACGGCGAAGAAGACCACACCCGCCGCTTCCAGGATCTTGAGGGTCCCGTGCCGCAGTTCGGGGACGTTGAGCACCAGCGCGGTGACGAGCGCGGCCAGGGCGGCGTACTTCCACGTACTGGGACTCGCCACGACGTCGAAGACGATCCAGGGGGCGAACCCGAGGAAGACACCGCGGGAGTGCGGCGGTTCACGGACGGACGCGCCGGACGGCGGGGTCCTGCCGGTCCCGGTTCCGCCGGGGCCGCGCGTCGCATCGGATGGAGCCATCGGACACCTCCGCGGCCTGAGCCGCCGTATCGGGCCGAGGGCACGAGGTGTCCCCCGGCTCGGCGCTGAGGCGAGACCTCTGCCTCTCATGCTGCGACCGCCCCGCCCCCGCCGCATCCGCTGCGTGCGTCCGGCCGGGAGACGCAGGTCACATCCGAGGGCCCTGCCGCCGTGTCACATCCCGCCGCGCCGGTCCGTCAAGGCTGTGTACCGACCGACGCAACGAGGAGACCACCATGGACGCTCGTCTGAACTTCTACAGCAACCCCCTCGCGGCCAAGCTCGCGCGGCACATCAACTCGGCGGGCAAGGTCGTGTCGGACTCGTCGCTGCCCCGCACGACGCAGGAACTGGTGAAGCTCCGTGCGAGCCAGATCAACGGGTGCGGCTTCTGCACGGACATGCACACCAAGGAAGCCGCGCACGCCGGTGAGTCCACCCTCCGTCTCAACCTGGTCGCGGTCTGGCGGGAGGCCACGGTCTTCACCGACGCCGAGCGAGCCGCGCTGGAGCTGACCGAGGAGGGCACCCGGATCGCCGACGCCGCCGGGGGCGTGTCCGACGAGGTCTGGGCGAACGCCGCCAAGCACTTCGACGAGGAGCAGCTCATCGCGCTGGTGTCCCTGATCGCGCTGATCAACGCCTACAACCGCATGAACGTCATCGTCCGGCAGCCCGCGGGCGACTACCAGCCCGGCCAGTTCGGATGACCGCGGCGGACTGACCTCGCGTCAGTGCCCGGTGGCGCCGGGGCCGGCGCCACCGGCCTCATTCACCGGCCCGATCCACCGCCCCGATCCACCGGCGCCGGCCGGCCACGGCCGGCGCCGGCTCACCGCCCTCGATCACGTTCGGAGCGTGCCGGGTGGTACCGCGGTACCACCCGATGGCCGTAGTTCACCCCCCGGTACCACGGCTCGCGGGGGCTGTGGAGTCTAACGTCGCAGGTGAGGCGCTCCAGAACCGGTGTGGCGCCCGGACGCGAGGGATGAGCGATGATCGAGGCGCAGCAGCTGACCAAGCGGTACGGGGAGAAGACGGCGGTCGACCATCTCGACTTCGTCGTCCGGCCCGGTACCGTCACCGGCTTCCTGGGACCCAACGGCGCGGGGAAGTCGACCACGATGCGCCTGATCGTCGGACTGGACGCCCCGAGCGGTGGCTCCGTTCGGGTCGGCGGCCGCCGCTACGCCCAGCACGCCGCCCCCTTGCAGGAGGTCGGCGCGCTCCTGGAGGCCAGGTCGATCCACCCCGGCCGTTCGGCGTACAACCACCTCCACGCGCTCGCGCTCACTCACGGCATCCCGCGCCGCCGGGTCGACGAGGTCATCGAGCTGGCCGGGCTCGGCAGCGTGGCCAGGAAGCGGGCCGGCGCGTTCTCGCTCGGCATGGGCCAGCGCCTCGGGATCGCGGCGGCGCTGCTGGGTGATCCGCAGACGGTCATGCTGGACGAGCCGGTCAACGGGCTCGACCCCGAGGGCGTGCTCTGGATCCGCAACCTCCTCACCGAGCTCGCCGCCGAGGGCCGCACCGTCTTCGTCTCCTCGCACCTCATGACCGAGGTCGCGCTGGTGGCGGACCACCTGATCATCGTGGGACGGGGCCGGCTGCTGGCCGACACCACCGTGCACGACCTGATCCGTGAGGTGGGCGGCGACACCGTGAAGGTGGCCACCGCCGACCCGGCCCGGCTGCGGGAGGTGCTGGCCGGTCCCGGCGTCGACATCACCGGCCACGCGGGCTCGGAGGAACTGCACGTGACAGGTGTGACGGCACGCCAGATCGGACTGACGGCGGCCGAGCACGGCATCGCGCTGTTCGAACTCAGTGCGAAGTCCGTGTCACTGGAGGAGGCGTTCATGGACCTGACCAGGGATGCCGTCGAATACCACGGCTCCACCACCGCGACCGGCGCCGAGACCCCCGGGAGGGCCGCATGAGCACCATCACCGCGACCGAGACCTCCGCTCCCCTGCCCGCGCCCGCCACGCGCCCCGACTACCGGGTGACCGGACGCCGGGTGCTGCGCTCGGAGTGGGCCAAACTGTGGTCCCTGCGCTCGACCTGGATCACGCTCGGCCTGGGGCTGGTCTTCCTGGTGGCCTTCGGTCTCATCGCCGCGGCCCAGTACAAGTCGAGAATCGATTCCGGCCACCACATGGACCCGGACTTCGCCCGTTCCACCGCCGTCAGCCTGTCGCTGTTCGGTACGAACTTCGCGCAGCTGGCGCTGGGTGTGCTGGGCGTGCTCGTCACGGCGGGCGAGTACTCCACAGGCATGATCCGTTCCACGCTGGCCGCGGTCCCGCGCCGGCTGCCGGTGCTCTGGTCCAAGTCGGCCGTCTTCGGCCTGGTCTCACTCGCCGTGAGCACGGTCGGCGTGTTCGTCGCCTTCGTGTTCGCGAGCGGCATCGTGTCCGGTACGGGCGCGGCCATGACTCTCTCGCACCCGGGTGTGGTGCGCAGTCTGCTGGGCGCCGGCCTCTACCTCGGCCTGGTCGGTGTCATCGGCGCCGCTCTGGGCGCGCTGCTGCGTTCGGTGGCGGGCGGCATCTCGGTGCTGGTCGGCGCCCTGATGCTGGTGCCCGGCCTGATCTCGCTGCTGCCGAGTTCCTGGCAGGACGACATCAGCCCGTACCTGCCCAGCAACGCGGGCGAGTCGATGTTCGCCCTCACCCACGACAGCACCACCCTCGCGCCCGCCGCCGGGCTCGTCGTCTTCCTCGGCTGGACCGTGCTCGCGCTGGCGGGAGCCGCCTACCGGCTGGTGCGCAGCGACGCCTGACGGCCCGCGCTCCACGCGTATCGTCCGCTGTCGGTGCGGTGCCCGGTCCATCCGGGTGCCGCGCCGCCGTGCCTCGCCCACGATGGACAGGTGACACCCGTGACCGCCGACGACACCGCCGGTATGAGCCCCCTGTTCGCCCGGCTGACCCGCGCCGGACAGTGGCTGCGGCAGGCGGACCGGGCGCGTCCGTGGATGCTGGACACGTCCGTGGTCGTCCTGGTCTTCGTGATGTTCTGTCTGGCCGACCTGGTGCACGCGCACGACGGCCGCCGCGAACTGGCCGCGAGGTTCACCCGCCCGCCCCTCGCCGGGATGCTGGCGCTGCAGGCCGGACTGGTGCTGCCGCTGCTGTGGCGGCGCAGGAATCCGTCCGCGGCCTTCGCGGTGATCACGGCGGTCTTCCTCCTGCAGTGGTCGCTCGGTGTGCTGCTGCGCGCCGACGTGGCCCTGCTGATCGCCCTGTACAGCCTGACGTTGCACGGACCGCTGCGGCATCTGGCGTGGGCCTGTGCCGTCACGGCCCTCGGCCTGGTCCTGGTCGCCGTGCGGGTCTCCGCCGTGGTGTCCGTCTGGGACGCGCTGTTCTTCCTGTTCAGCACCGCGATCGCGGCCGTCGCCGTGGGGATGGCGGTGCGCATCCGACGGGCCCAGCTCGCCGGGCTGCGGGAGCGCGCGGCCCGGCTGGAGATCGAACGGGACCAGCGCAGCAGGCTGGCGGCGGCCACCGAACGCACCCGGGTGGCCCGCGAGATGCACGACATCGTCGGCCACAACCTCGCCGTCATGATCACTCTCGCCGACGCCGGTGTCTACGCCTCCGACGTCACCCCCGAACGGGGCAAGCAGGCCCTGCTCCTCATCGGCGACACCGGCCGCCAGGCCCTGGGTGAGCTGCGCCGTATGCTCGGCGTGCTGCGCGAGGAGGCCGAGGCTCCCGCGCTCAGTCCGCAGCCGGGCATCGCCGACATCGACGCGCTCTGCGCGCGTATCCGCTCCGCCGGCCCTCTGATCACCTACCGGACGGCCGGTGACACGGACGCGCTGGACGGCGGGGTGCAGGTGACGGTCTACCGGATAGTGCAGGAAGCGCTGACCAACAGCCTCAAGCACGCCGGAGCCGGCACGCGGGTCCACCTCACGATCGGTGTGGAGGGCACACGATTGCGCATCCGGGTCCAGGACACCGGGCCGCATGGCGGCTCGCGGTCCGCCGGTCCCCCGAACGAGGAGGGGCACGGGCTCGCCGGCATGCGCGAACGGGCGGCGCTGTACGGCGGCACGGTGGACGCGGGGCCGGTGCCTCCGCCCGGCGCCGGATGGACCGTACGGGCGACCCTCGACCTGACCCCGCTCCCCGGCTCCGAAGGCGGTACCCCTTGACCACCGTGCTCATCGTGGACGACCAGCCGCTGCAGCGCTTCGGGTTCCGCATGCTGCTGGAGTCCGTCCCCGACACCGAGGTCGTGGGAGAGGCCGCGCACGGTGCCGAGGCCGTGCGCGGGGCGGCGGAACTGCGCCCCGACGTGGTCCTCATGGACGTCCGGATGCCCGGCATGGACGGCATCGAGGCCACCCGCCGGATCATCGCCACGGGCGGTCGCTCCCGGATTCTCGTCCTGACGACCTTCGACCTGGACGAGTACGCCCACGCGGCCCTGCGCGCCGGGGCGAGCGGTTTCCTCCTCAAGGACGCCCGTCCGGAGGAGCTCCTGGCGGGCATCCGCGCCGTCGCCGCGGGGGACGCCGTCATCGCCCCCGCCCTGACCCGGCGTCTGCTCGACGCGTACGCCCAGCACCTGCCGCGTCAGGGCGTACCGGACGCGGACGCCGACCCGAGGCTGCGCTCACTCACCGACCGTGAACGCGAGATCCTGGTGGCCATCGGCAGGGGCTGGAGCAACGGGGAGATCGCCGCGCGTCTCGTCCTGTCGGAGTCCACCGTCAAGACGCACGTCGGCCGGGTCCTCGCGAAGATCGGCGCGCGCGACCGGGTCCAAGCGGTCATCTTCGCCTACGACCTGGGCCTCGCCCGCCCCAACAGCACCACGTGACCGGCCCGGCCGACGGCCCGCTCCAGGGCCGTGCGTCCGCCGGTTCGTCACCGTACCGGGCCACCCGGTGGGCCCGCCCCCGCCGGAACGGGCCGGCTTCCGGGGCACCCGCGTGGCGCCGCGACGGGTCCTGGCGGACGCGCACCCCGGGAAAACGGGCGCCCACGACGGGGTGATCGGGCACGGTCCGCACGGACACGTCCCAACTGCGGTGCGCGACAGGCTTCTTGACGTCGTACGTCACCACGGCCCCGGGCGCCTACGTCCTGGCCGGTGCCGGCCGCCGGAGCAGGTAGAGGACCGCGACGGAGACCAGGACGGCCATGCACGCGATGAACACCAGCCCGGCGCCCTCCAGACCGATCCGGTCCGCCAGCACCCCCGCGCCGATCACCGGCAGCGAGATGCCCACGTACGCGACCACGAACAGCAGGGAGATGACCGCCGCACGCTGGTCGTCGGGGGACGCCTGGGCCACCTCGGACAGCGCACCGCGGAACGCGATCCCCTGCCCGGCACCGCCGACGAGCGCGCTCAGCACCACCAGCGCCAGCAGGTCCCACCGCAGCGCGCCCGCGAGGAGTGCCAGCCCCGCGAGGAGTGCGGCGCAGCCCACCGGCAGCGAACGCCCCGGCCCGATGACGCCGACGGCCAGTTGTCCGGCGGTCGAGGCGAAGAAGGCCAGCGCGACGACCAGCCCGCTCACGGCGCGGCTGTGCACACCCAGGGAGTGTTCGAGGAACGCCGGACTGACCGCCGTGAACACACCGAACAGCGCGAACCCCACGAACGCGGCGATCGCCGCCGGTCCGAAGACCGCCCGCACCTGTGCGGGCAGACGGGGCCGTTGCGGCCGTACCGTGCGCGGCGGCCGCCGCTCCCCCACGGTCTCCGGCAGCCGGAGCAGGACGGCGGCCGAGCAGGCCACCAGACCGAGATGTACGGCGAAGGGCAGGTACAGCGGCCAGGGGGCGTACTGCGCCAGCAGCCCGGCGAGCAGCGGACCGCAGCCCAGCCCGCCCATGTTGGCGGCCGTCGCCACGAGCGTGGCCCGCGAACCGCTGCCGCGGGGTGCCAGATCGATCACGTAGGCCGTGGCGGCGCCGGTGAACAGACCGGCGGACAGCCCGGACAGCAGACGTCCCGCGTAGAGCCAGCCCAGTCCGGTGGAACACAGGAAGCAGACGGCACTGGCCGCCGCGAACCCCAGGCCCCACAACAGCACCGGTCGCCTGCCCACGGCGTCGGAGGCGTTGCCCGCCAGCAGCAGCACGCCGATGACCCCGAAGGCGTACACGGCGTACACGACCGTGACCATCAGCTCGGAGAACCCGAACTTCTGCTGGTAGAGGTTGTAGAGAGGGGTCGGCAGTGTGGTGCCGGCCATGCACACCGCGAACACGGCCCCGCCGAGCAAACACTGGCGCCACCCTCGGCGAACACCGTCCATGCCGCCGACAGTAACCCCGTGCTCGGCCGCTGACCGGTTGGGCGGCCCGGCGTGCCCCGCGTGCCGTGCGTGCGGTGCGCGGGGAGGGTCGCGGGCCGGTTGAGTAATGGCTACTGATCCGCAGCCCGCCGTACTTGGCCACAGTGCTCGTGTGGCGACAACGGGGGGATGGCTCATGGGACAGGGATTCGGGCAGGGGTTCGGGCAGTTACCCGGGCCGTACGAGACGCTTCGGGCGGAGTCGCGCGTACCGGCCCCGTGGCAGGGCGGACGGGGAGTGCTGGAGGGCGCGTTCCAGGTGATGGCGGTGCTGGACCAGGCGGGCCAGGCCGGGTTGACCAGTCTCGCGGCGCGGAGCGGACTGCCGAAGTCGACGGTGTACCGGCTCCTGGGGCAGCTGGCCGAACTGGGCGCGGTGGAACGGCAGGCGGACGTCTACCGGTTGGGGCCGCGGATGTTCCGCCTCGGGCAGGGGTGGCAGCCGTATCCGGGGCTGCGCACGGCGGCCCGGGAACCGGTGCGGCGGCTGGTCGCGGCCACCGGGGCGACCGTGGGAGTCAGCGTGTTGAGGGAGGGCCGGACGCTCGTGCTGGACTGGGCGGCCGGCCAGGACACCGCGCTCACGCCGCTGCTGGACGTGGCCTCCTGGCCGTGGTTCACGGCGGCGGGCAAGGTCCAGGCCGCCGGGCGTCCGGACCCGGGCCCGGACGCCCCCGCCTCCTGGCCGCGCGAGGCGGCGGCCATCCGGGAACGCGGCGTGGCCTTCGACCGCGGAGAGGTCGTGGAGGGGGTCTGCTGCGCGGCGGTGCCGCTGCTGGGTGCGGGCGGTGCCGCCGTCGGGGCGCTGTGCGTCCTGACCACGGTCTCCGAGCGTCTGGAACCGCTCGCGGACATCGCCCAGCGGGCCGGCGAGGCGATCACGGCCCGTCTGCGGCAGCGGCGGCCGGGGGTGACCCCGTCCCGGGTCCGTCCTTCGTCGTTCACCGGCCCTGCCCCGATGACTCGGTGACTCGGTGACTCGGTGAAGGGCTTCGCGCGGGCGCGGGCTCCGTGCGAGCGGGGCCCGTAGCTGCGGGGCCCATGCCCACGGGACCCGTGCCTTCGTCTGTGGGCCCCCGCGCCTGCGGGACCGTCCCTGCCTGTGGGGACCCCGTCGGGTCCTGATCGGGACCTGATCGGGACCCCGGATTTTGGACTTGCGGGTCCATTTTTTACCTCGCACAGTGGACCTCGCGCCCTGGCCGTCCAGGGCCCCGTCCAGCCGGCGGCCGTGTGCGGTTCGGCCGGGCGGATTCACGATGCAGGACCGAGCAGCGGAGTAGATCATGTCGATGCGTCTTGAGGGTAGGACCGCCCTGGTGACCGGTGCGACGAGCAAC includes:
- a CDS encoding sensor histidine kinase, producing MTPVTADDTAGMSPLFARLTRAGQWLRQADRARPWMLDTSVVVLVFVMFCLADLVHAHDGRRELAARFTRPPLAGMLALQAGLVLPLLWRRRNPSAAFAVITAVFLLQWSLGVLLRADVALLIALYSLTLHGPLRHLAWACAVTALGLVLVAVRVSAVVSVWDALFFLFSTAIAAVAVGMAVRIRRAQLAGLRERAARLEIERDQRSRLAAATERTRVAREMHDIVGHNLAVMITLADAGVYASDVTPERGKQALLLIGDTGRQALGELRRMLGVLREEAEAPALSPQPGIADIDALCARIRSAGPLITYRTAGDTDALDGGVQVTVYRIVQEALTNSLKHAGAGTRVHLTIGVEGTRLRIRVQDTGPHGGSRSAGPPNEEGHGLAGMRERAALYGGTVDAGPVPPPGAGWTVRATLDLTPLPGSEGGTP
- a CDS encoding ABC transporter permease, encoding MSTITATETSAPLPAPATRPDYRVTGRRVLRSEWAKLWSLRSTWITLGLGLVFLVAFGLIAAAQYKSRIDSGHHMDPDFARSTAVSLSLFGTNFAQLALGVLGVLVTAGEYSTGMIRSTLAAVPRRLPVLWSKSAVFGLVSLAVSTVGVFVAFVFASGIVSGTGAAMTLSHPGVVRSLLGAGLYLGLVGVIGAALGALLRSVAGGISVLVGALMLVPGLISLLPSSWQDDISPYLPSNAGESMFALTHDSTTLAPAAGLVVFLGWTVLALAGAAYRLVRSDA
- a CDS encoding carbohydrate-binding protein, producing MRPLRACLGAVAAVGLAAAGTTALVAGSASGATSALADRWYAAAPYLMPLDNDPPDAAAIMDATGLKAFQLAFVLAPNGGGCSPTWGGTAAVSSDTAVQSVVNTIRARGGDVSVSIGGYGGTKLGQACSDPTATAAAYQQVITKYGLHAIDFDLEEPEYENTAAIRNEIGAAKILQQNNPGLYVSVTTAGTADGTGWFGKQMLLEAKSQGFTPNNFSIMPFDGGFNGAASQTGALTNFNQILQSTFGWDQATAYAHEGFSGMNGRSDTGEYFSQADFQTVLDYATGHHMDRFTFWSLNRDRQCTPADNGGRTSGTCSSVAQNSWDFARYSVRFAGVTPPTSTPTPTPTPPGTGCKTAWSSTAVYTAGNEVSYNKHNWKAKWWTQNETPVASDWGVWQDEGAC
- a CDS encoding response regulator; protein product: MTTVLIVDDQPLQRFGFRMLLESVPDTEVVGEAAHGAEAVRGAAELRPDVVLMDVRMPGMDGIEATRRIIATGGRSRILVLTTFDLDEYAHAALRAGASGFLLKDARPEELLAGIRAVAAGDAVIAPALTRRLLDAYAQHLPRQGVPDADADPRLRSLTDREREILVAIGRGWSNGEIAARLVLSESTVKTHVGRVLAKIGARDRVQAVIFAYDLGLARPNSTT
- a CDS encoding IclR family transcriptional regulator; this encodes MGQGFGQGFGQLPGPYETLRAESRVPAPWQGGRGVLEGAFQVMAVLDQAGQAGLTSLAARSGLPKSTVYRLLGQLAELGAVERQADVYRLGPRMFRLGQGWQPYPGLRTAAREPVRRLVAATGATVGVSVLREGRTLVLDWAAGQDTALTPLLDVASWPWFTAAGKVQAAGRPDPGPDAPASWPREAAAIRERGVAFDRGEVVEGVCCAAVPLLGAGGAAVGALCVLTTVSERLEPLADIAQRAGEAITARLRQRRPGVTPSRVRPSSFTGPAPMTR
- a CDS encoding MFS transporter; its protein translation is MDGVRRGWRQCLLGGAVFAVCMAGTTLPTPLYNLYQQKFGFSELMVTVVYAVYAFGVIGVLLLAGNASDAVGRRPVLLWGLGFAAASAVCFLCSTGLGWLYAGRLLSGLSAGLFTGAATAYVIDLAPRGSGSRATLVATAANMGGLGCGPLLAGLLAQYAPWPLYLPFAVHLGLVACSAAVLLRLPETVGERRPPRTVRPQRPRLPAQVRAVFGPAAIAAFVGFALFGVFTAVSPAFLEHSLGVHSRAVSGLVVALAFFASTAGQLAVGVIGPGRSLPVGCAALLAGLALLAGALRWDLLALVVLSALVGGAGQGIAFRGALSEVAQASPDDQRAAVISLLFVVAYVGISLPVIGAGVLADRIGLEGAGLVFIACMAVLVSVAVLYLLRRPAPART
- a CDS encoding carboxymuconolactone decarboxylase family protein, whose protein sequence is MDARLNFYSNPLAAKLARHINSAGKVVSDSSLPRTTQELVKLRASQINGCGFCTDMHTKEAAHAGESTLRLNLVAVWREATVFTDAERAALELTEEGTRIADAAGGVSDEVWANAAKHFDEEQLIALVSLIALINAYNRMNVIVRQPAGDYQPGQFG
- a CDS encoding ABC transporter ATP-binding protein, translated to MIEAQQLTKRYGEKTAVDHLDFVVRPGTVTGFLGPNGAGKSTTMRLIVGLDAPSGGSVRVGGRRYAQHAAPLQEVGALLEARSIHPGRSAYNHLHALALTHGIPRRRVDEVIELAGLGSVARKRAGAFSLGMGQRLGIAAALLGDPQTVMLDEPVNGLDPEGVLWIRNLLTELAAEGRTVFVSSHLMTEVALVADHLIIVGRGRLLADTTVHDLIREVGGDTVKVATADPARLREVLAGPGVDITGHAGSEELHVTGVTARQIGLTAAEHGIALFELSAKSVSLEEAFMDLTRDAVEYHGSTTATGAETPGRAA
- a CDS encoding alpha/beta hydrolase family protein, yielding MAYRFNENDQFDYEILTALGSAWRHGADVGEVLATAAGVTDASGETWFWTWAALGRRVREQGERSAARGRSATARDAFLRAAGYFGLALVGVEACDDPRTRLREVFGEHRDCFDRFARAWDPPAERVAIPYEGRTLPGYLVSPADRPDPLPTVIVNNGGDGTISTAWTHLGAPAVARGHRALLFDGPGQQSMLFDHGVTFRPDWEKVVTPIVDHLSARSDVDTDRIALAGVGQAGYWVPRALAFEHRIAAAVADPGVVDVSESWWHHLGPELRALWDSGDRDTFDRVVREALDADPALAATWRRRARPYAVDSPYDLLAEVARYDVTPVAGRITTPLLITVPDGEHLWPGASRRLYDALPGPKALVCFTEAEGAHLHCEPMGRALFEQRVFDWLDAHLAPGPAD
- a CDS encoding DUF3159 domain-containing protein, with the protein product MAPSDATRGPGGTGTGRTPPSGASVREPPHSRGVFLGFAPWIVFDVVASPSTWKYAALAALVTALVLNVPELRHGTLKILEAAGVVFFAVVCVLGLVLDRQELLWLETYAQTLSNGVIAAVALGSLAFTPFTEQYARESVPREYWDSPVFRRTNRVLTAMWGGVFLVTALLGLLALRVASGVDWLNWVIPIAMLVAAVRFTKWYPERVRARARNRTRTPSREGPAGRGGDRVPGEGPRTLG